A single genomic interval of Candidatus Rokuibacteriota bacterium harbors:
- a CDS encoding adenylate/guanylate cyclase domain-containing protein, which produces MTCPGCGFEAQSDFAFCPKCGCKLPAACPACGFACASDFAFCPKCGAALSAPTAVAPPPRTAAQQPAPTPAPAADRDADRRRVTVLFADLTGFTALSERLDPEDVRAFQNDLFRMMAEEIQRFDGFVEKFVGDAVMAVFGAPVAHEDDPERALRAGLALLERIRALSRQWEPRLGEPVTLHIGINTGPVVAGSLGTPAGGAYAVTGDTVNTAARLLAAAPPGTILASESTYRMAQQRFAFEPLGDLALKGKSDAVRAYRVLGVLAGPRPTRGLEALGLVAPLIGRDDEVGLLLAAFERMTRGRAQVVSLVGEAGAGKSRLLAEFFGRLETDGRLAGVTVRRAACSSLGEQPYGVFATFLRDAYGISTSDTLEVARRKLVEGLQAIGASGAEAEGVAPLVGYVLGLESGERVPEVEPEQLHRQIVFAARTVFERRLAQSPLVLVVEDLQWADAASVELLRQVVDRLDDRPLMLVASLRPQSGDRPLALSRAAHTIIRLASLSDTETEALLAGLFGASSSVMPAGLRARIVTRAGGNPLYVEEVVRALIADGVLARDGDRWTCRAAGTAVEVPVTLQALLLSRLDRLPSDERRLIQEASVLGPVFDESLLRTVATDPLGVEARLDRLLDAGLLREIGRDAAGRRHGFEHALVQEVLYQNLLVSRRVELHGRAGTGLERACGDAPERLEDIEALGHHFSLSADRARGVRYLTAAGDWARAIYANDDAVRHYARALTTLAECRDCERDVLVVRERLGDLLGPMGRRADALAHYEGARAGWATAADHPAQARLLRKVAALRWDAGERDAAQACLDAALELLDGPEHIERAHVCQEIGRLAFRNGDNERAIEWAERALAQAERVTAAAGADAEEVREGATAIAQACTTLGVALARTGHLEEAVRHTERSVEVAERHGLLRAACRGYTNLGVLYSTLDPGRGIETCQRGLETAMKIGDLGFQSRLYANLAVAFCALTNRCESEGVVAAQAAIDLDRRLGQVDHLAIPLIVLGQIYQCHGGNPARALECYREAQTLAEAAGEPQLLFPCYDGLATLYLEMGDEVQAERFMQKAQAVCERTGVSPDSLVILPFLD; this is translated from the coding sequence ATGACGTGTCCGGGCTGCGGCTTCGAGGCGCAATCGGACTTCGCGTTCTGTCCCAAGTGCGGGTGCAAGCTGCCCGCTGCATGCCCGGCGTGCGGCTTCGCCTGCGCGTCCGACTTCGCCTTCTGCCCGAAGTGCGGCGCGGCGCTCTCGGCTCCCACCGCCGTCGCGCCACCGCCACGCACGGCGGCGCAGCAGCCGGCGCCCACGCCGGCTCCGGCGGCGGACCGCGACGCCGATCGCCGCCGTGTCACCGTGCTCTTCGCCGATCTCACCGGGTTTACCGCGCTCAGTGAGCGACTCGACCCGGAGGACGTGCGTGCGTTCCAGAATGACCTGTTCCGGATGATGGCTGAGGAGATCCAGCGGTTCGACGGCTTCGTCGAGAAGTTCGTGGGCGACGCAGTCATGGCGGTCTTCGGCGCCCCGGTGGCGCACGAGGACGATCCGGAGCGGGCGCTGCGCGCCGGCCTCGCGCTCCTCGAGCGGATCCGGGCGCTCAGCCGCCAGTGGGAGCCGCGCCTCGGTGAGCCGGTGACGCTGCACATCGGCATTAACACGGGACCCGTGGTCGCCGGGAGCCTCGGGACCCCCGCCGGCGGCGCGTACGCGGTGACCGGCGACACGGTCAACACGGCGGCACGCCTGCTCGCCGCCGCACCGCCCGGCACGATTCTCGCGAGTGAGAGCACATACCGGATGGCGCAGCAGCGCTTCGCCTTCGAGCCGCTCGGCGATCTCGCGCTCAAGGGCAAGTCGGACGCGGTCCGCGCCTATCGCGTGCTCGGCGTGCTCGCGGGTCCGCGGCCCACCCGCGGTCTGGAGGCGCTCGGGCTCGTGGCGCCGCTGATCGGCCGGGACGATGAGGTCGGCCTGCTGCTCGCGGCGTTCGAGCGGATGACACGCGGGCGGGCCCAGGTCGTGAGCCTCGTCGGCGAGGCCGGCGCGGGCAAGTCGCGGCTCCTCGCCGAATTCTTTGGGCGCCTCGAAACGGATGGACGCCTCGCCGGCGTGACGGTTCGCCGCGCCGCCTGCTCCTCGCTCGGCGAGCAGCCCTACGGCGTGTTCGCGACCTTCCTGCGTGACGCCTACGGGATCTCCACGTCGGACACGCTCGAGGTCGCGCGGCGGAAGCTCGTCGAGGGGCTGCAGGCCATCGGAGCGAGCGGCGCGGAGGCGGAAGGCGTGGCGCCGCTCGTCGGCTACGTGCTCGGCCTCGAGTCGGGCGAGCGCGTGCCCGAGGTCGAGCCCGAGCAGCTCCACCGACAGATCGTCTTCGCCGCGCGGACCGTGTTCGAGCGGCGCCTGGCGCAGAGCCCGCTCGTGCTCGTCGTCGAGGATCTCCAGTGGGCGGACGCGGCCTCGGTGGAGCTGCTGCGCCAGGTCGTGGACCGGCTCGACGATCGGCCCCTCATGCTCGTGGCGTCACTGCGGCCCCAGTCGGGTGACCGGCCGCTGGCGCTGAGCCGTGCCGCGCACACGATCATCCGTCTGGCGTCGCTCTCCGACACGGAGACCGAGGCGCTTCTCGCCGGCCTCTTCGGCGCCTCGTCGAGTGTGATGCCGGCGGGGCTCCGCGCGCGCATCGTGACGCGCGCGGGAGGCAACCCGCTCTACGTCGAGGAGGTCGTCCGCGCCCTGATCGCCGACGGTGTGCTCGCGCGGGACGGGGACCGCTGGACGTGCCGGGCGGCCGGTACTGCGGTCGAGGTCCCGGTCACGCTCCAGGCGCTCCTCCTCTCCCGACTCGATCGCCTGCCGTCCGACGAGCGGCGCCTCATCCAGGAGGCGTCGGTGCTCGGGCCGGTCTTTGACGAATCGCTGCTCCGCACGGTGGCGACTGATCCGCTTGGTGTCGAGGCGCGCCTCGACCGATTGCTGGACGCGGGGCTGCTCCGAGAAATCGGACGTGACGCAGCGGGCCGGCGACATGGGTTCGAGCACGCGCTCGTCCAGGAGGTGCTCTATCAGAACCTCCTCGTGAGTCGGCGTGTCGAGCTGCACGGGCGTGCGGGCACAGGCCTCGAACGCGCCTGCGGCGACGCCCCGGAGCGCCTGGAGGACATCGAGGCGCTCGGCCACCATTTCAGCCTGAGCGCCGACCGCGCGCGCGGGGTGCGCTACCTCACGGCCGCGGGGGACTGGGCGCGCGCGATCTACGCGAACGACGACGCGGTGCGGCACTATGCGCGCGCGCTCACGACGCTCGCCGAGTGCAGGGATTGCGAACGCGACGTTCTCGTCGTGCGCGAGCGCCTCGGCGATCTGCTTGGGCCCATGGGCCGCCGGGCCGACGCGCTGGCGCACTACGAGGGGGCGCGGGCGGGCTGGGCGACGGCGGCGGACCACCCGGCGCAGGCGCGGCTGCTGCGGAAAGTCGCCGCGCTGCGCTGGGACGCCGGAGAGCGCGACGCCGCCCAGGCCTGTCTCGACGCCGCACTGGAGCTCCTCGATGGCCCGGAGCACATTGAGCGTGCGCACGTCTGCCAGGAGATCGGGCGCTTGGCGTTTCGCAACGGCGACAACGAGCGCGCGATCGAGTGGGCGGAGCGGGCGCTGGCACAGGCCGAGCGGGTGACTGCGGCGGCCGGTGCGGACGCGGAGGAGGTGCGCGAAGGAGCGACCGCGATCGCCCAGGCGTGCACCACGCTCGGCGTGGCACTCGCGCGCACCGGGCACCTCGAGGAGGCGGTGCGGCACACCGAGCGGAGTGTCGAGGTCGCGGAGCGTCACGGCCTGCTGCGCGCGGCGTGTCGCGGCTACACGAACCTCGGCGTGCTCTACAGCACGCTCGATCCCGGCCGGGGGATCGAGACGTGCCAGCGCGGCCTCGAGACCGCGATGAAGATCGGCGACCTCGGGTTCCAGTCGCGACTCTATGCGAACCTCGCCGTCGCGTTCTGTGCGCTGACCAATCGCTGCGAGTCGGAGGGCGTGGTGGCCGCGCAGGCAGCGATCGACCTCGACCGGCGGCTGGGCCAGGTCGACCATCTCGCGATTCCGCTGATCGTGCTGGGGCAGATCTATCAGTGTCACGGCGGCAATCCCGCACGAGCGCTCGAGTGCTATCGCGAAGCGCAGACCCTCGCCGAGGCGGCGGGCGAGCCGCAGCTGCTCTTCCCTTGCTACGATGGTCTCGCCACGCTGTATCTCGAGATGGGCGATGAGGTCCAGGCCGAGCGCTTCATGCAAAAGGCACAGGCCGTCTGCGAGCGCACCGGCGTCAGCCCGGACTCGCTGGTGATTTTGCCGTTTCTCGATTAG
- a CDS encoding extracellular solute-binding protein, translated as MVRFIAALTALAALLGPCGLAGQSHAQAPIEGELNLITPVSKFIHDAALKAFADYAKEKWNVTVKVSAIPAGTPVAYGRITEWKGKPEVDIFWGGESALFEKLAEQKLLQKVEISKAAWDSIPASIGKPKPIPLKDKDGYWVGTALEPYGLVYNPKRIQRLGAPEPKEWDDLLNPKLKGEVAQCAPTRSSSSNATYEVMLSLYGEDKGWEWLARLAANTGHFTARSRDVPTVVAKGEFAAGFAVPSYMAFEEKLAGFDIKFVAPKYAFVTPEPMAILAGARNPKAARAFIEFLLTERGQRVFMERGLFPITPKFKVQGAPGSTAELAVEFTGGVRSYFDREVANVYDEAVAAKRSDALKVRFRSDIETKWEDLKKK; from the coding sequence ATGGTTCGATTCATTGCAGCCCTGACAGCGCTGGCGGCTCTGCTGGGCCCTTGCGGTCTTGCGGGGCAGAGTCACGCCCAGGCCCCGATAGAGGGCGAGCTCAACCTCATCACCCCCGTGTCGAAGTTCATCCACGACGCGGCGCTCAAGGCCTTCGCCGACTACGCGAAGGAGAAGTGGAACGTCACGGTCAAGGTCAGCGCCATCCCGGCCGGGACGCCCGTCGCCTACGGACGCATCACGGAGTGGAAGGGCAAGCCGGAGGTGGACATCTTCTGGGGCGGCGAGTCGGCGCTGTTCGAGAAGCTCGCGGAGCAGAAGCTCCTCCAGAAGGTCGAGATCTCCAAGGCGGCGTGGGACTCCATCCCCGCCTCCATCGGCAAGCCCAAGCCGATCCCGCTCAAGGACAAGGACGGCTACTGGGTCGGCACCGCGCTCGAGCCGTACGGGCTCGTGTACAACCCCAAGCGCATCCAGCGGCTGGGGGCGCCGGAGCCGAAGGAGTGGGACGACCTGCTGAACCCGAAGCTCAAGGGCGAGGTCGCCCAATGCGCGCCGACGCGCTCGTCCTCGTCCAACGCGACGTACGAGGTGATGCTCTCGCTCTACGGCGAGGACAAGGGCTGGGAGTGGCTGGCGCGCCTGGCCGCCAACACGGGACACTTCACGGCGCGCAGCCGTGACGTGCCGACCGTCGTCGCCAAGGGCGAGTTCGCCGCGGGCTTCGCGGTGCCCTCCTACATGGCCTTCGAGGAGAAGCTGGCTGGCTTCGACATCAAGTTCGTCGCGCCCAAGTACGCCTTCGTGACACCCGAGCCGATGGCCATCCTGGCCGGCGCGCGCAACCCCAAGGCGGCGCGGGCCTTCATCGAGTTCCTCCTGACCGAGCGCGGCCAGAGGGTCTTCATGGAGCGCGGGCTCTTCCCGATCACGCCCAAGTTCAAGGTCCAGGGCGCGCCCGGCTCGACGGCGGAGCTGGCCGTGGAGTTCACGGGCGGCGTGCGCTCGTACTTCGACCGCGAGGTCGCCAATGTCTACGACGAGGCCGTCGCCGCCAAGCGCTCCGACGCGCTCAAGGTGCGCTTCCGCAGCGACATCGAGACCAAGTGGGAGGACCTGAAGAAGAAGTAG
- a CDS encoding ABC transporter ATP-binding protein has protein sequence MEITIREVVKRFGAVTAVDRADLTVRDGELFTLLGPSGCGKTTLLRLLAGFYQPDAGEIRFGDRVVSGLPPYERNIGMVFQNYALWPHMTVAANVAYGLKLRKLGSAEVAARLHEGLRKVNLTGLESRYPGQLSGGQQQRVALARALVLNPDILLLDEPLSNLDAKIRVQVRAEIRKLQQELGITTIYVTHDQEEALSLSDRVAVMKDGRVLQVGAPKELYERPRTRFVADFVGTNNLVPGRVSERAGGELVVDTALGRLRAVPSGPVGDRCVLAIRPENVAIGAAAANGGNVVRGRVSFVAYLGNALRYDVEAQGGQVLKADIRDPWHHEPLPIGREIVVSFPASVTLAVADDA, from the coding sequence GTGGAGATCACGATCCGCGAGGTCGTCAAGCGGTTCGGCGCCGTCACGGCGGTGGATCGGGCCGACCTCACCGTGCGTGACGGCGAGCTGTTCACGCTCCTGGGCCCCTCGGGCTGCGGCAAGACGACGCTGTTGAGGCTCCTGGCCGGCTTCTACCAGCCCGACGCGGGCGAGATCCGCTTCGGCGATCGCGTGGTGAGCGGCCTGCCCCCCTACGAGCGGAACATCGGCATGGTGTTCCAGAACTACGCGCTCTGGCCCCACATGACGGTCGCGGCCAACGTCGCCTACGGCCTCAAGCTGCGGAAGCTCGGGTCGGCCGAGGTGGCGGCGCGGCTCCACGAAGGGCTGCGCAAGGTCAACCTCACGGGCTTGGAGTCGCGCTATCCGGGGCAGCTCTCGGGCGGTCAGCAGCAGCGCGTGGCCCTGGCCCGGGCGCTCGTGCTCAACCCGGACATCCTGCTGCTCGACGAGCCGCTCTCGAACCTCGACGCGAAGATCCGCGTCCAGGTGCGCGCCGAGATCCGCAAGCTCCAGCAGGAGCTCGGCATCACGACCATCTACGTCACCCACGACCAGGAGGAGGCGCTGTCGCTCTCCGACCGCGTGGCGGTGATGAAGGACGGCCGCGTGCTCCAGGTCGGCGCGCCGAAGGAGCTCTACGAGCGTCCGCGTACGCGCTTCGTCGCGGATTTCGTCGGCACCAACAACCTCGTGCCCGGGCGGGTCAGCGAGCGCGCCGGCGGCGAGCTGGTCGTGGACACCGCGCTCGGCCGGCTCCGCGCCGTCCCGAGCGGACCCGTCGGCGACCGGTGCGTGCTCGCGATCCGCCCCGAGAATGTCGCCATCGGCGCGGCCGCGGCGAACGGCGGCAACGTGGTGCGCGGCCGGGTGAGCTTCGTCGCCTACCTCGGCAACGCCCTCCGGTATGACGTCGAGGCCCAGGGCGGCCAGGTCCTCAAGGCCGACATCCGCGACCCGTGGCACCACGAGCCGCTGCCGATCGGTCGAGAGATCGTTGTCAGCTTTCCCGCCTCCGTGACCCTGGCCGTCGCCGACGATGCCTAG
- a CDS encoding iron ABC transporter permease, with the protein MPRSRAKGALGVGLIWLFLALFLVYPLARIFYDAVTDEAGRLTLANFAGFFTDSFYLRALWKSLVLGVATVAASSVIGIAVAFLLVRYDFRGRGLFSYLTLIPIISPPLVGTLGFTFILGRAGSVNVLLMDLFDMLTPINFLYGIHGVVLVETLHLFPMITLNVVDALGKIDPALEEAAESVGARGWTKFRTITLPLTTPGYVAGALLVFIWTFSDFATPLILGVQDLLAPQAYLNIVQFVDRRIFRMGIVISALMVFLAVVFLLVARRWVGLKDYSSLSYSTIARRRLSPPRQAAAVGFLSILMLLSFIPYVGVALAAFSRGWSLTPLPLSYTLQHFERVIVETPKYIVNSFLYSGLAVVLCIAVGVPIAWILGRSTMPGRGALDSLNTLILAVPGTAIGIAYIRAFHFDLPGFDRGLTSYWIVMPLVLAVRRLPYTVRGAYSSLQLVHRSMEEAAASVGASGLRVFRDVTLPLIWKGVVVGSLFSFMTSLQEASAVLFLALGGWEMITNGIFAFYIAGSSSEAAALGVILIAVAALSVVIINRLAAGRMGGVFG; encoded by the coding sequence ATGCCTAGGTCCCGCGCGAAGGGAGCCCTCGGAGTCGGGCTCATCTGGCTGTTCCTCGCGCTGTTCCTCGTCTACCCGCTGGCGCGCATTTTTTACGACGCGGTCACCGACGAGGCGGGGCGGCTGACCCTCGCCAACTTTGCCGGCTTCTTCACCGACAGCTTCTACCTGCGCGCGCTCTGGAAGTCGCTCGTCCTCGGTGTCGCGACCGTCGCGGCGTCTTCCGTGATCGGGATCGCGGTCGCGTTCCTCCTGGTGCGCTACGACTTTCGGGGCCGGGGCCTCTTCAGCTACCTGACCCTGATCCCCATCATCTCGCCGCCGCTCGTGGGGACGCTCGGCTTCACGTTCATCCTGGGGCGGGCGGGCTCGGTCAACGTGCTGCTGATGGACCTCTTCGACATGCTCACGCCCATCAACTTCCTGTACGGCATCCACGGCGTCGTGCTGGTGGAGACCCTCCACCTCTTCCCGATGATCACGCTCAACGTGGTGGACGCCCTCGGCAAGATCGACCCCGCGCTCGAGGAGGCGGCCGAGAGCGTCGGGGCGCGCGGCTGGACGAAATTCCGGACGATCACCCTGCCGCTGACCACGCCGGGCTACGTCGCGGGCGCGCTCCTCGTCTTCATCTGGACCTTTTCCGATTTCGCCACGCCGCTCATCCTGGGGGTCCAGGATCTCCTCGCGCCCCAGGCCTATCTCAACATCGTCCAGTTCGTGGACCGGCGGATCTTCCGGATGGGCATCGTCATCTCGGCGCTGATGGTGTTCTTGGCCGTCGTCTTTCTCTTGGTCGCCCGCCGCTGGGTCGGGCTCAAGGACTACTCGTCCCTGTCCTACTCGACCATTGCGCGCCGCCGTCTTTCCCCGCCGCGCCAGGCCGCGGCCGTCGGGTTCCTCTCGATCCTGATGCTCCTGTCCTTTATCCCGTATGTCGGCGTCGCGCTCGCGGCCTTCAGCAGGGGGTGGTCGCTGACGCCGCTGCCGCTCTCCTACACGCTCCAGCACTTCGAGCGCGTCATCGTCGAGACCCCGAAGTACATCGTCAACAGCTTCCTCTACTCGGGGCTCGCGGTGGTGCTCTGCATCGCCGTCGGCGTGCCCATCGCCTGGATCCTCGGCCGCTCGACGATGCCGGGGCGCGGGGCGCTCGACTCGCTGAACACCTTGATCCTGGCGGTGCCGGGCACGGCGATCGGCATCGCCTACATCCGCGCCTTCCACTTCGACCTGCCGGGCTTCGACCGTGGCCTGACCTCCTACTGGATCGTCATGCCGCTGGTGCTGGCGGTGCGGCGCCTGCCGTACACGGTACGCGGTGCCTACTCCTCGCTGCAGCTCGTCCACCGCTCGATGGAGGAGGCGGCCGCGAGCGTGGGCGCCTCGGGCCTGCGCGTCTTTCGCGACGTGACGCTGCCGCTCATCTGGAAGGGCGTCGTCGTGGGCAGCCTCTTCTCCTTCATGACCTCGCTCCAGGAGGCCTCGGCCGTGCTCTTCCTGGCCCTCGGCGGCTGGGAGATGATCACCAACGGCATCTTCGCCTTCTACATCGCGGGCTCGTCGAGCGAGGCGGCCGCGCTCGGCGTCATCCTGATCGCCGTCGCCGCGCTTAGCGTCGTCATCATCAACCGTCTCGCGGCCGGGCGCATGGGCGGGGTGTTCGGCTAG
- a CDS encoding AtpZ/AtpI family protein: MAGGSGKPSPGQTAQLVSLGTMLFACVAVGLGIGYFADRWLGTQPWLLLSGLGLGIAAAGVNFYRTIKALNGMDQSDGSS, translated from the coding sequence ATGGCGGGAGGCAGTGGAAAGCCGTCACCGGGACAGACCGCTCAGCTCGTCAGTCTCGGCACCATGCTCTTCGCGTGTGTCGCCGTCGGGCTCGGCATCGGGTATTTCGCGGATCGGTGGCTGGGGACGCAGCCGTGGCTCCTGCTGAGCGGGCTCGGGCTCGGCATCGCGGCCGCCGGCGTGAACTTCTACCGGACCATCAAGGCTTTGAACGGGATGGATCAATCTGATGGCAGCAGCTGA
- a CDS encoding ATP synthase subunit I has protein sequence MAAADLTSRVMWAGACTVAVLSGAAWWWAGVPAAAGVAGGGGIALINFRWLARDVGRAVALVAEGRGGLARVGRIGLRQFVTFGGLGLLVAQGWVHPAAVGLGLAALPPVLFVQGLLHSRPEEPPAASKDA, from the coding sequence ATGGCAGCAGCTGACCTGACCTCGCGCGTGATGTGGGCGGGCGCCTGCACCGTCGCCGTGCTGAGCGGCGCGGCCTGGTGGTGGGCAGGGGTCCCGGCTGCGGCCGGAGTGGCGGGCGGCGGCGGCATCGCGCTGATCAACTTCCGCTGGCTCGCGAGGGACGTGGGACGCGCCGTCGCGCTCGTGGCCGAGGGGCGCGGCGGTCTCGCGCGCGTCGGACGCATCGGGCTGCGCCAGTTCGTCACGTTCGGAGGGCTCGGCCTGCTGGTCGCCCAGGGCTGGGTCCATCCTGCGGCCGTGGGACTGGGGCTGGCCGCCCTGCCGCCCGTCCTTTTCGTTCAGGGGCTGCTGCATTCCCGCCCGGAAGAGCCCCCAGCCGCGTCCAAGGACGCCTAG
- the atpB gene encoding F0F1 ATP synthase subunit A codes for MELIEHPPIFRIPSIPDQVLYMWIVMGILLVVAVVSTRRLQMVPRGSQNFMELVLEQFVNELDETIGHGGRRYLPLIATLGLFILTSNLMGLVPGLIAPTANLNTTAACALIVFFTYHWIGVRKQGLVPYLKHFAGPVPTALKPLMFVIEIISHCARPLSLSLRLFGNMMAGHILLAIFFFMMGLDGMLGWALSGSLGGILIGAPAAAILVVFVIGFLFPLKILVALIQTFIFCKLAMLYIAAAVEETEHH; via the coding sequence ATGGAGCTCATCGAGCACCCGCCGATCTTCCGCATCCCCTCGATCCCGGACCAGGTCCTCTACATGTGGATCGTCATGGGGATCCTGCTCGTCGTGGCCGTCGTATCCACGCGCCGGCTCCAGATGGTGCCGCGCGGATCGCAGAATTTCATGGAGCTCGTGCTCGAGCAGTTCGTGAACGAGCTCGACGAGACCATCGGGCACGGCGGCCGCCGCTATCTTCCGCTCATCGCGACGCTCGGGCTGTTCATCCTGACGTCGAACCTGATGGGGCTCGTGCCCGGCCTGATCGCGCCGACCGCCAACCTCAACACCACGGCGGCCTGCGCGCTCATCGTGTTCTTCACGTACCACTGGATCGGCGTCAGGAAGCAGGGCCTGGTGCCCTACCTCAAGCACTTCGCGGGTCCCGTGCCCACGGCGCTCAAGCCGCTGATGTTCGTCATCGAGATCATCAGCCACTGCGCCCGGCCGCTGTCGCTCTCGCTCCGGCTCTTCGGGAACATGATGGCGGGCCACATCCTGCTCGCGATCTTCTTCTTCATGATGGGGCTGGACGGGATGCTGGGTTGGGCGCTCTCCGGCTCGCTGGGCGGGATCCTGATAGGGGCGCCGGCGGCGGCCATCCTGGTCGTCTTCGTGATCGGCTTTCTGTTCCCGCTCAAGATCCTCGTGGCGCTGATCCAGACCTTCATCTTCTGCAAGCTGGCCATGCTCTACATCGCCGCGGCCGTCGAGGAAACCGAACACCACTAG
- a CDS encoding ATP synthase F0 subunit C: MAVVTAPAMAWAAEAGAGDFPKAFAFLAAGIGFGLAAGLCGLGQGRAAGSAVDAMARQPGAIARIQTAMLLGLAFIESLVLFVFVIAVILLFVKS, encoded by the coding sequence ATGGCGGTTGTGACGGCCCCCGCGATGGCCTGGGCGGCCGAGGCCGGGGCGGGCGATTTCCCGAAGGCCTTCGCCTTCCTGGCCGCGGGGATCGGTTTCGGTCTGGCTGCGGGCCTCTGCGGACTGGGCCAGGGCCGCGCGGCCGGCTCGGCCGTGGATGCCATGGCGCGCCAGCCCGGCGCCATCGCCCGCATCCAGACCGCGATGCTGCTCGGCCTGGCCTTCATCGAGTCGTTGGTGCTGTTCGTCTTCGTCATCGCGGTCATCCTGCTGTTCGTGAAGTCGTAG
- a CDS encoding redox-sensing transcriptional repressor Rex produces the protein MARRSPFKIPRIPEMTVRRLSVYTRCLQQLEEDGVKTISSQDLAERFSLNSAQVRKDLAYFGEFGVRGIGYYVSGLKAELQRILGLDREWQVALVGFGNLGSALFHYKGFARQGFRIAAIFDDDPGKIGQTADGVPILPLRDLPREAKARNLQLAIVAVPAESAQPVTETLVEAGIKAILNFAPGRIRAPKDVRFKSVDLSIELETLSFYLAQGPRA, from the coding sequence ATGGCCCGACGCTCGCCCTTCAAGATCCCCCGCATCCCGGAGATGACGGTGCGGAGGCTGTCCGTCTACACGCGCTGCCTCCAGCAGCTCGAGGAGGACGGCGTCAAGACGATCTCCTCCCAGGATCTGGCCGAGCGCTTCAGCCTGAACTCCGCGCAGGTCAGGAAGGACCTCGCCTACTTCGGCGAATTCGGCGTGCGCGGCATCGGCTACTACGTCTCGGGGCTCAAGGCGGAGCTGCAGCGCATCCTCGGCCTCGATCGCGAGTGGCAGGTGGCGCTCGTCGGCTTCGGCAACCTCGGCTCCGCGCTCTTCCACTACAAGGGCTTCGCGCGCCAGGGCTTCCGGATCGCAGCCATCTTCGACGACGACCCAGGCAAGATCGGGCAGACGGCCGACGGCGTGCCCATCCTACCGCTCCGCGATCTGCCCCGCGAGGCCAAGGCCCGCAACCTGCAGCTCGCGATCGTGGCCGTGCCCGCCGAGTCGGCGCAGCCCGTGACGGAGACCCTCGTCGAGGCAGGCATCAAGGCGATCCTCAATTTCGCCCCCGGCCGGATCCGCGCGCCGAAGGACGTCCGCTTCAAGAGCGTGGACCTCTCCATCGAGCTCGAAACCCTGAGCTTCTATCTGGCGCAGGGCCCGAGGGCCTGA